The Triticum aestivum cultivar Chinese Spring chromosome 7B, IWGSC CS RefSeq v2.1, whole genome shotgun sequence genome window below encodes:
- the LOC123160566 gene encoding cysteine-rich receptor-like protein kinase 29 isoform X1: MATGSNSQDIRPSPELPKQLPFDFLKKITNDFSAERKIGGGPFGSVYKGVVPGDGKTLAVKKLQENAPMPPDKTFNNEVQNIMALKHENIVELVGFCWETQKKLVQFDGRYIQADITESLLCYEYLPNGSLQQNLFGTKTAEAVSSAEPAIDWATRFKIIKGICQGLLFLHKLDIPIIHMDLKPENILLDENMVPKIADFGLSRVFGQEQTRLYTQTVVGSYGYMAPEYLYRGEISAQSDIYSLGLLILEISTGEQNCKDKNQPSARNFIDKVREEWTLEHIASKYASLDTEGLHQVKICIELGLKCAEIDRQVRPPIEEIVDTLNGLRANEMANEVPHASPVSKKMGLLGGFKKK; this comes from the exons ATGGCCACCGGAAGTAATAGCCAAGACATTAGGCCGAGCCCGGAGCTACCGAAGCAACTACCATTCGACTTTCTGAAGAAAATTACAAACGATTTCTCTGCTGAGCGGAAGATTGGCGGAGGTCCATTTGGAAGCGTTTATAAG GGAGTTGTGCCAGGTGATGGCAAAACGCTTGCTGTGAAGAAACTTCAGGAGAACGCGCCGATGCCGCCTGACAAGACATTCAACAACGAGGTTCAGAACATTATGGCGCTCAAACACGAAAACATAGTCGAGTTGGTTGGATTCTGCTGGGAAACACAGAAGAAACTGGTGCAGTTCGATGGAAGGTATATTCAGGCAGACATCACTGAAAGTTTACTCTGCTATGAGTATTTACCTAATGGGAGCCTTCAACAGAATCTTTTTG GAACTAAAACAGCTGAGGCTGTCTCTTCAGCTGAACCTGCTATCGATTGGGCCACACGCTTCAAGATAATCAAGGGAATTTGCCAGGGTTTACTATTTCTACACAAGTTGGATATTCCCATTATTCATATGGATCTGAAGCCTGAAAATATATTATTGGATGAAAATATGGTTCCAAAGATTGCTGATTTTGGACTCTCGAGGGTCTTTGGCCAAGAACAAACCCGATTGTACACACAAACAGTTGTGGGATCATA TGGGTACATGGCTCCAGAATATCTATACAGAGGTGAAATTTCGGCCCAGTCAGACATATATAGTTTAGGCTTATTGATACTCGAGATCAGTACCGGAGAGCAGAACTGCAAAGACAAAAACCAACCCTCAGCAAGAAACTTTATTGATAAA GTACGCGAAGAGTGGACACTCGAGCACATAGCATCCAAGTATGCATCCTTAGATACAGAAGGTCTCCATCAAGTTAAAATATGCATTGAACTTGGGCTAAAATGTGCTGAGATTGATCGGCAAGTCAGGCCTCCAATAGAAGAAATTGTTGACACGCTCAACGGACTACGTGCAAATGAAATGGCGAATGAG GTCCCTCATGCATCTCCAGTAAGCAAGAAGATGGGTCTTCTAGGTGGTTTCAAGAAGAAATAA
- the LOC123160566 gene encoding cysteine-rich receptor-like protein kinase 29 isoform X2: MATGSNSQDIRPSPELPKQLPFDFLKKITNDFSAERKIGGGPFGSVYKGVVPGDGKTLAVKKLQENAPMPPDKTFNNEVQNIMALKHENIVELVGFCWETQKKLVQFDGRYIQADITESLLCYEYLPNGSLQQNLFGTKTAEAVSSAEPAIDWATRFKIIKGICQGLLFLHKLDIPIIHMDLKPENILLDENMVPKIADFGLSRVFGQEQTRLYTQTVVGSYGYMAPEYLYRGEISAQSDIYSLGLLILEISTGEQNCKDKNQPSARNFIDKVREEWTLEHIASKYASLDTEGLHQVKICIELGLKCAEIDRQVRPPIEEIVDTLNGLRANEMANEVNKRSLMHLQ, from the exons ATGGCCACCGGAAGTAATAGCCAAGACATTAGGCCGAGCCCGGAGCTACCGAAGCAACTACCATTCGACTTTCTGAAGAAAATTACAAACGATTTCTCTGCTGAGCGGAAGATTGGCGGAGGTCCATTTGGAAGCGTTTATAAG GGAGTTGTGCCAGGTGATGGCAAAACGCTTGCTGTGAAGAAACTTCAGGAGAACGCGCCGATGCCGCCTGACAAGACATTCAACAACGAGGTTCAGAACATTATGGCGCTCAAACACGAAAACATAGTCGAGTTGGTTGGATTCTGCTGGGAAACACAGAAGAAACTGGTGCAGTTCGATGGAAGGTATATTCAGGCAGACATCACTGAAAGTTTACTCTGCTATGAGTATTTACCTAATGGGAGCCTTCAACAGAATCTTTTTG GAACTAAAACAGCTGAGGCTGTCTCTTCAGCTGAACCTGCTATCGATTGGGCCACACGCTTCAAGATAATCAAGGGAATTTGCCAGGGTTTACTATTTCTACACAAGTTGGATATTCCCATTATTCATATGGATCTGAAGCCTGAAAATATATTATTGGATGAAAATATGGTTCCAAAGATTGCTGATTTTGGACTCTCGAGGGTCTTTGGCCAAGAACAAACCCGATTGTACACACAAACAGTTGTGGGATCATA TGGGTACATGGCTCCAGAATATCTATACAGAGGTGAAATTTCGGCCCAGTCAGACATATATAGTTTAGGCTTATTGATACTCGAGATCAGTACCGGAGAGCAGAACTGCAAAGACAAAAACCAACCCTCAGCAAGAAACTTTATTGATAAA GTACGCGAAGAGTGGACACTCGAGCACATAGCATCCAAGTATGCATCCTTAGATACAGAAGGTCTCCATCAAGTTAAAATATGCATTGAACTTGGGCTAAAATGTGCTGAGATTGATCGGCAAGTCAGGCCTCCAATAGAAGAAATTGTTGACACGCTCAACGGACTACGTGCAAATGAAATGGCGAATGAGGTAAATAAGAG GTCCCTCATGCATCTCCAGTAA